AGAAAATTACACTTGACTTAAAAGATATTAGGTTTCCACTTACAAACTTAATACAATAGCACTTTGTAAGAAAATTAGTtgaaataatttgttttttcaatCATCCATTATTTGTGGACGTTATATATGTAGAATCAATTAATTAaacctaaaaaaatttaatgccGATTTATATTTTGACAAAACATTAAACAAGAACAAGCTTGTAATATGGTATGGTTATGAACACTAGATCATGGGCTCATCgcttattatttaaaaattcaaaaatggaTCATTTTTCTGTTTATCCTAAAATCCAACTCTTAGAGTGACATTATGCAAAAGGGCCATCTAACTTTAtccatatttaaaattttaaatataccaaataaagtaaaaaatctagaattttatttaaatttgttgGACCTTAGCAATGGTACATTTTGACATATAAGTTAGAGGGGTCTATATTCATATTTAAACATAGGCCAATATTAGAACTTCTAATTTTTAGTTAGAAACTATATTCATAACAACCAAAcacatatttattattgtaaGGCGTATTTGGATTTACACTTTGAATAGTGTTTACTTGTACAAGTATTTGTTTTACtgaatattgtaatttttagcattttaaaaatagaaatagtggGTTAAgattttttctatatttatagtTATAATCGAACAGTTATcataacaattatttttaaatttcagcgtaaatttaatttttatttatacagttatttatatattcatatatctAAGAACTATGATTGTAATTTGTATAACTATAGGCTACAACCTCAATTACCGACATCTATAGTTACTTAAATCCTTTACAACTACCCACACAATTATGAactatgtatatattattagccaaataataataataataataataataataataataataataataataataatattgtgtATTGTGACACAAAGTAAAAAAAGTtacttattttattgaatacaaTTACCTCTATAATATggaaattttgatatttataatttaatctttttcctttaatttatttttaataatctatTTTTTATCTTTAGTATGTTGTTCGcatatgtttttaatttatattaattcaaCTTTTGTCTTTAGTTTGCCACTAATGTAACTTATACTTCTCTAATAGTATAGTGACAGAAAACTAaggacaaaaaataaaatgtgaaaaaaataattaacttattaaattcaaataaaaaattatttataatggatggaaaaagttattattaatttctatCTTTTCACCCTAATTTTACTGATTTCACTTCTAAAAAATATCGTGATTATAGTTTTTGGGCGGTGTTGCTTTTCTTAGGCCGAACAATTGTTGACGCCGCCTCATTAAAACCAGATCGTACTCTACGTCGCCGGACCATTGCTCGCTGCCGCCGGTGCTCTTCTTCTCCTTATTTGCTTTACTCTGGTACTCTCTGCTTTCTTTTAGATCTGAATTTTTGTGCCTAATttcttcttaattcttatattgGTTTCTTTTAGTTTAACAATTTCATTTCGTGTAACCTAAAAGTATTTCTTTTTggagcaattttttttttgttaagtttTATTCGATTTCCATTCGATTGGGTCtaattaattagggttaaagATGCTTCTTGTTTATGTTGCGCTGGGGAGTCCTAATTACCCTTCTGGCTGAACTGGATACGCGATTCTAtgagtttttggttgagttttaATTGATTGCTGTATTCAATTCGGTCGAATTTCATTAGCTTTCTTTTATGTTAAGCTGGTGAATGGTGGCTTACCTTAGGAGTTGCGTACTGTCAGATTGAATTGGATATGATATTGCTATCTGTCAATCAAGGTGATTATTGATAATAGTGAATTGGCTATAATTGATTGTTTAAATTCTTGTGAGGTTTAAGTATTTTGGTTATTGATATTAGggattatgttaaattaattggACTTTTGCTGACTTGTGAGTTGTGGATTCTATTGTGCTCTCTGAATGTGAATTGGGTATACCGTGAAATGAAAGGCTAATGACCTCTCTACAATGAAAAACGAGAagaaaattcaagagaaaaTAGAGTATAAATCAATGGATATAAAACGAACAATGCCAAAACACAAAGATTTTTAATGAGGTATCTTAGATATCTCCTCCCTAAACAAGATTATATTTTACTAACTAATCAACATTACGTTAATGAAATAACCCTTAGAAGCcttgagaacaacctctcaTGCTCAAAGATTTCACCTTTAATGAAGATCACACATAATCTAATACAAAGCGCTCTAGGTTTTCCAAACCCCTTTTCCCTTGTATTAGCCTCCACACTCTATTCCCAATATTGATTTAGTTTCTTATATAGATCCCGAAATCAGAGTAATAAACCCTAGGAAAAATAGAGAACTTGCCTCCAAGGATCATGCAAAACGGAAAGTTGATATTGGGCCTGCACTGATGTGTTCGAACGAGCACTATatgtgctcaaacgagcacaATTCCAATTCCATTTACAGTCTTGTTCTGTTGGCTACCTCGTTCAAGGTACCTTCTTACCCTTCCTTGCCTCGTTCAAGATATAAACCAAGACTCTTGTTGTCCACCTTCTTGTCTTGTTGTTCAAGGCACTCTATATGCACCTCCTTGATCACCTCATAAAGTAATCCAAACCTAAACCTCCCATACTTCTCTCACACCCAACTTCCTCCTCCATTATGCAAGCCATGGAATGGGTTATGAGATGATCAAATTTATCTTCTATGCAAGGGAAATTGGCACTTGCACTAACATTCCATATACAACTTTTTGTAATTGGTGAATTTGAGGTTACATAGGATAGTTGGAGATTTGATCATTTGTAAATTTGACTGATTTTGGCACAAAATGACTTTGTGTTGAAGTTAGTAGCAAATTCATTAGGACATTcaagaatttgtattttgtGATAGGCTCTTACTTAGGATTTTGGAATTTTAGGTTTAAATCACATGCTAAATGATCTTTGATTCAAGTCTAAATAGCAAACGGAGAAGACTGACGATTACTGAATCAATGGATGCGGATTTAGCTATGGCTAAGTTAAAAGCTGCGAAGGAAAAATATGGAAGGGAAATCCGTGTATTTGAGACGGTAACAACATCTCAAGAACCATCAGAAGTAGCAAAAAATGAGGAAACTGATGAGTTTTATGAGTTTACTCCAGAGGATTACTACCGCCTCATGTCGACCAAGAAAGAAGACAAGTACTTAAAGACGAGAAAAATACGAGAAGCCGAGGCGGCAGCACGCAGGTCAAGATTTACCAAAGCTGTTATTAGGATTCGGTTTCCTGATGGTTACACATTGGAGGGTACATTTCACCCTTCAGAGTCACTACAGAGCATATTTGATCTTCTGAAGAAAGTGCTCGCTAGACCGGAACTTCCTCATTACCTATATACTACTCCACCAAAGAAGCTGGTTAAGGACACGAGTCAAGATTTCTTTGCTGCTGGTTTTATCCCGGGTGCAATTGTGCATTTTTCATATGACATGCCGAAAGATGCTGCTGCTGATTCTGTTCCCTATCTTCTTGAAGATGTCATTTCTTTGAAGGGCTTGGATCATATACCTGAAGCAAAGACAGAACCCACCGAGTCTACCTCCCAAAGTATAACAAATGATCCGCCTGTTGTGACCGAGCAGCGCAAACCAGTCGACAAAAAGGCAGCCAAGccaaagtggttaaaaatgtgaTTTGAGTGTGTTGTGTTGCTATCTTTAGCCTCTATGCTGGTTTCAACTTGTTTCACTTTGGTTCATTTGTGAAATGTAATTATGGGCTTGATTTCAGAGGTTCAAACTTTCAGCTGTCTATTACATTACCTCTGATTAACCATCTTAGTAACTACAAAAATTTTATTATCTCAATCGTTGTGCTTTCACTTCGCCATttataaattgttttggaaatcTTCCATTGATAAGTTTTATGAAAGCAATAGCTTGTTCAATTCAAACATGGCTTGCTTCCTTCTAAACAATATGACAtatgaaaagtaaaaataagaGATACAAGTAACAAGGAGCTGCCTGAtattattggttgatttttgacTTTAAAGTGTTTTGGTAAACAATTTTAAAGATACTTGAGATGCTGACTACTAAGCCAAAGTTAAATAGCCACTAAAACGtatttttcatttacttttggTATTTTGACcaatattatcatcatcattatcctcCACAGTATATTCTGCTCATAGAAAATTAAGGGTAGGGTTTGGGTAGGAAAAACAGCGGCAacttatacccataaaggagagcacggCTAAAgaagtcccccggctcgaggaagataaagagacgtgattacacgtgcaagataacttaaaggcctataaaaaagtagaaccactacaaaagaaaacaaagaactaatagaaaggaaacgatAAGAGCAAGAGGTTAAGGATactaaaaggtaaactaagcggacatcagtaatctaatACATGGATATGGCATCTCCAACTGCTCGTATCCCTAGTTaggtccgcagagaggtttaactcatgcaagtaaactcttatttgctcatctcaaattctcctgggtcttcctcgacttctcttaccctctactataatgctttctaccctcctcacaggggtgtcgaaagtctttctctgcacatgaccAAACAACCTCAATCTATTCTCGTGCATTTTTCTAGATATAgaggctacccctagtttgttcctaaactcttggttcctaattcgatccatcaatgtgtccCCACACATCCACCTAATCATACGCATTTCTttaactttcatcttatgttcgaaaatcttctttacaggccaacattcggtcccacatagtagagcaggtctgattgccgcccggtagaattttccttttaacttgtttGGGAATTTCCTATAGCATGACactgcggtggctgctcgctacttgagccaacccgcatgtatacgatgatttacattcccgtcaatctccccattccTTTGAATGATCGAACCCAAATACTTGTATTTGGTTATACTCTTAACAACTGTTTCATCGATGGACATCTCTGGTTCACCAACCTTTTCTATAATAAATGTGTTATATGATTTTGTATCGGTAGTGAGAAATACATTTATCGTAATAAAATTGATCTTAGAGATCGATGCTGGTAACACATAAATGACAAGCCATTGGCATGACACGATCTGTCTCGTGTTGAGGCACAACATACCTGATATGACCTTACTCGTGTAGAGGCACAACATGAAATAAGATACAAAATACTAGGTTATGAGAATGTTGTGAACCATTTTTGAAGTCTAGCATGGCCTGATAGGCAACCTACTTTTTGACAGgaatttaagttttaatatttattaattaatatttctagCTTTTTAGAAATATTAACACCTTTTATATGTTTTAATGTTTAATAGGTCTAGTTTTCAAAAAGTTTTTAACACTTTATTTTCTTGTTATTCAAtgaattatttaacttttaacatctttagttgtgaacatttaaaatttataacaattgatattatgaaaatatatgcAATTAGTTATAAACAATATTTCACTTGCTGCTCATTTgtttagtggtattaaatggtggtaatgggaatgacttataatgtaaaatttcatcaaaagttccatatcattcccatagtaataaaaaattttgatcacaaaaaattttttttgtttacaaatttctattaccacctaataccacctctcatTGTGGTACTGCATTGGAATggattttataaagaaaatgagatgattgaagttggacaaacatgtccatcaaggtagccaagaaatttttcaactaaaagtacactaatttttcattcctATTACCATCGTTTATCACCATCTACCAAACGGGCAGTTGAGGAATTCAAATTCTATAAAAGACACTATCTATTTGTATCTCTTCTCACAAAATCTTGTAACTCTGGCTTCTATTAatcttatataaatttatagtttctcaaaaaaagaaaaaattaaatatctttaaatatgaattataagcaataaaaaaactaagtaTGGATATTACGGTTTTACTGTTATGATTTCAAATCAAGTCTTAAAATAACATGGCTTATAGtttcaaaccaaaccaaaacCTATTTTTCAGACTATAAACCGAACAAAAttgattattatttgtattattttgatttgcAGTTAAACCAACTTTATTAACCTTTAATTTAACCATGTATCAAGATTATTAGTTTTTATGGagtattatttctttgattGCCTTTTTTACATTGTGTCCACACAAAATATAATCATTACTCTAAAACTTACTTTTAGATCGTCTTTAACCCTAACTCTCGTGTTAGGTTCAAACTAGTAGTACACTTAACAAGTGATACATCAATCCCTTCCCTACCACCTGCACAAAACGCCATGCAAAATTTGATGATGACCACCAAACATCCCATTCACAATTCACAAATTTGCAGTGTCACATTTAAGATCATTAACCATTCTTTTCAGTTTTCTAATcctctcatttttttttcaccTTAACCTTACCCACTTTTTTCCAATCAACATATTTTCCACCGCCTAAATTCCAGCTTCTTCAACTATTATGCTTCTTTTTATCAATACCCAATTGTTCATTTGATTGAAATTAAGTCCAAAATGTCCTTAAAAAACATTACTTTAGTTTCTTGTAGTTGGGTATTGTTCAATTCTGAGGGGGACAGCAAAATTTTGGATTTGGATAAGTATTCTATTCTAAAACGTTTGGGAATCCATGCCAGAGATTTGAGGATTTTGGATCCTTTATTGTCATACCCATCAACTATTTTAGGTAGAGAACGAGCTATCATTATAAACTTGGAGGTATTGTTTGTTACAATTTGTGTAATTTcgaagttttttttattttttttaataattttgttaagcttttttggagtTAATTTTGACTCTTGTTTATGGGTTTTGTGTTTTTCAGCATATCAAGGCTATTATCACAGCAGAGGAGGTAATCCTTTTCTTATTATTGCTAGGACTCATTTAACATGATTCGCTAGCTAACTCGCCTTTTAAATTTGCAATTGGCTTAAATTTGTGTAAGAATAGTCCAAAACCAATCCTAATTTACTTTTCGATTCGCGAGAAGATTAACGAATATGTGCGCTGGCCGAGGCCATTCTAGTAGATGACCTAGGCCATTGATTAAATATAATTGTGTAACATGTAGAAGTAACACATAAGAATAACAAATGATTTGGTTCAGTACAAATATAAAGATAGAGTTTTCGGCCCATTCTATACTAGTATGCTGGATTCGCCACCTAGCAATCCTACCATAATTGTATAAATGATTAATTTGggaaatatttttttctatttttgttatttattatgaaAACACTacttattattgctattataaTGCTGGGTTAGGTTTGGCTTAGGGACCCATTAGATGAAAATGTGATACCTGTGGTTGAGGAGTTACAAAGAAGGTTGGCTGTTAAAGGTGCCCTTTTTGAAGGTTTTGCAGATGAGGATGAACAAGCTGCTGGTAATTGAAAGTTGTTGAcagttatttttgtttttcttttgatttcttGTGAAACAAACGGTATATGATGACAATTATTGATGATTTTAGACACATTAACAGTAATTAATGAAAGTTACCACtgatgtatatttatatttaatattgattAGCCCCAGGTAtcttatatattctaacacaacCCCTCACATGAGAGCCCTTTGGaatagaagtgtggatgcagcacatgCTATCTTCATACAcggcgctaaatattccactttaattgagaggtggttgagattcgaactcgtgacttgttgtcacgttggcttctgaaaCCATggcaagaaaccaactcaaccaaaagcttaagctgatggttgaggcctcagAATATGTGATATACTTTAACATTGACTTCACGACTGTTGTAGAGACTAATAGCATATTTGATAGTTTTGAAAGTTTTGATTACTAATGGGTAGAGAATATACTAAAACATAGATTTCCCATTCGAATTTCGGGCACTTGAAGTCATGCTAGAAGCGATCTGTAGCTATCTCGATGCTCGTACCACAGAGTTGGAAACTGCAGCCTATCCTGCTTTAGATGAGCTTACATCTAAGGTAAGCTCACTACCAAGCTCTGCTTAATGCAAAGTTTAATGTGTACTTGAAGTTTAAGATCCTTAATGAGTTTGTATGATAGGGTTACCTATGGCTAATTTCATATGCATTTTGTGATGCGGTTTTCCTAACTAGAGAATTGTGTCTTTGCAAAACTGGTATGATAGATTAGCAGCCGAAATTTGGATAGAGTTCGTAAATTGAAGAGTGCAATGACAAGGTTGACAAATCGGGTCCAAAAGGTGTGGTGCTTGAAAATACCCATTGAAGCTTGAAATAATACGAGCAAATGATCATAAtattatttaggaaaaattacctgaaagtatctaataatttattttttttcagaaaGTACCTACTaaaaaagttttgccaaaaaatacgtaacaattttttttttcgaaagaGTACCAAGTAGCGACTTCTGTTAGTTGACCATTATCTTTTTGCTTTGACTTGCGCATGACTTGCACGTTAGCTTGTTGACTGGCTTATTTCCCACCAAATATTCGTCCTCCTCTCACTCCTTCACCCTTCTCTCCTCTTTTTACATTGTTCGTAATTTTAAACCAAAAAATTGAAGCTTAAATCGATTGTAGCAAAACAAAAGATGACGGTCAACTAACAGCAGTCGTTAGTTGGTgctctttggaaaagaaaaaatgttagTTACGTAtttttggcaaaacttttttttattcagtactttttgaatttttttttattaggtactttctggtaatttttcctattatttaAGCACTTCTTTAATATATTCTGCAACTTGATTGGATGCTAGGTTAGGGATGAACTTGAACAGTTTCTAGATGACGATGAAGATATGGGAGATCTTTACCTTACgagaaaattatcaagtcatTCTTCTCCTGTAAGCATCTCTTATGCACCAAACTGGTGTCCCGTCTCACCGACTGTTCAATCAAAGGTATCCAGAACAAGTCGAGCAAGTGGAATATCTATTCACGAGGAAAACGATGTCGAGGAACTTGAGATGCTACTAGAAGTATGGATATTACactcattattaaaaattatctcGTAGTTAAAAATGTAGAATTAACCTTAGATTACGTGTTTGTCGAAAACCATTTCAGGCTTATTTTATGCAAATTGACAGCACAATGAACAAGCTGACCACTGTAAGTCGAGGTCGTTTTATTAATCTTGTCCGTGTTTATCATTTGACGTGCAATGATTCACGACTCTGCTATGAATTTCACCGTTCCAGCTCCGTGAATATATCGATGATACAGAGGACTACATTAACATACAAGTAAGGAATTGAGGAAAATCAAATTAGTCTTGGACGGAATCTACTTCCGAAAAGAACATGTTTATTTGTTTGAGTTTGCACAAATACTGATTAATCACCTTCCGATGCTGCAGCTGGACAATCACAGAAATCAGCTGATTCAGGTATCGACATTCCCGGAAAAGTCCCTTAAATATTGGTCATTTTGGAGTGAGCATTCTTTAAGTATCGAGTTATTTATCAGGATCCTCGATATATATTGGATATTTTCCGTGTTTGATTTGATGCAGTTAGAGCTTTTCCTTAGTTCCGGGACTCTTTGCTTGTCTGTGTATTCCTTGGTAGCTGCAGTATTCGGAATGAATATCCCGTACACATGGAGGGAGAACCATGAATACTTATTCAAATGGGTGAGTTATACTCCTATTAAAAAGTATTTAGCTATGTACTTGGTAGTTGGCATTGTTTTTTTCCTCTGGCTGataaaataataaggaaaaatagacattaataatccaacttttcatCCATCTGCTGTGAATAGCCCCACCATTggttattttctaataatctaacatttgccGTACATTTGCCCATAACATACCATACtactaataataggtaataATAAGGTATGCTGCCAGCAAACTTGaacaaatgttggattattcacagcgAATTAAGGGCAAATATTGAAGGTGGGGATCATTCCCAGCGAAAGAgcaaaatgttggattattaatgtcaatttttcctaaaaataatgAAACCGTACACATGTATCAGGTTGTCATCCTAGCAGGAATGGCAAGTGCATCAGTATTCATATGGATAATGACTTATGCTGGTCATAAAGGTCTTATTGGgatttgaacaaaaaaaataagtaaccGACTGCCCGGAAAATCAAAGGGTGCCATTCGAACAAGTGTGTATCAACTTTCATCGGATTGAAGGATCACGAAAATCTGTAAGCTGTAGAGATAATGTATAGAGCGGCATCATGAACTAGACTAATTACGTTTTCATGTCCTTGATAAGAACTTGCATTATGTATGTTTGCAATCATATGTTCAGTCATCAATGATAACAGTAACCCCTATATCACCATTCGAATTGTCACGATAACTTTATCGTTTTGGCCAACTTTGGTACACAGCCGAAGAAAAACAACGCTCCCTTCCGTAAATTTAGAGATTGTATGAGAATATTACTGGCAAGCTCGTCTAGTGTTCTTTTGGGTAAGATTGCGAGtctgcttctctcgtttctctTTGTTGTATGGTTAATGGCAGGACTTTCGATATCAGGTGATCAAATTGTGCAAAACAATGGCAAGATGGCTTCATTTGTTAGTTTTTCTTGCATAATGGTCGGCCTGGGAAGAACCGGGTAAATATTCTTGTAAAATTGTTAAGCATTGAACACAACATGTAAGAGTGATAATTTATAGCTAAATTATACATCCGTTTGAGTACCACATGTAAAGATCATACATCCGTTTTTTAGATCATCAAACACACCAGTGGTCTAGTGTTAGAATAGTCCAGATTTGTACTTTTAGACCCCTAACATTTTTAATCCTGTAATCAACAATTCTAGCTTAAAAATAGGCATGGTTGGTCTGATCAAAAGCATAGCATACGCAAGGAAAATAACCTTCTTTTTTCTTGATGCTGAGAATTTGATCCATATGACATGTTGCGGTCGTCATATTGTCAAATATCGACCTAAATTGTGAAATATCGTCACATAAATgccgttttttacacctttatgaCTTACGATGTGGTTAATACCATTACGGTAAATTTGAAAACCTTCAAGATGCaaccttatttttgcactatgatccATACTTCGATGATTCACCAAAATTAGTCATTTCAAAGCT
This Amaranthus tricolor cultivar Red isolate AtriRed21 chromosome 13, ASM2621246v1, whole genome shotgun sequence DNA region includes the following protein-coding sequences:
- the LOC130798580 gene encoding magnesium transporter MRS2-I-like isoform X4, with the protein product MSLKNITLVSCSWVLFNSEGDSKILDLDKYSILKRLGIHARDLRILDPLLSYPSTILGRERAIIINLEHIKAIITAEEVWLRDPLDENVIPVVEELQRRLAVKGALFEGFADEDEQAADFPFEFRALEVMLEAICSYLDARTTELETAAYPALDELTSKISSRNLDRVRKLKSAMTRLTNRVQKVRDELEQFLDDDEDMGDLYLTRKLSSHSSPVSISYAPNWCPVSPTVQSKVSRTSRASGISIHEENDVEELEMLLEAYFMQIDSTMNKLTTLREYIDDTEDYINIQLDNHRNQLIQLELFLSSGTLCLSVYSLVAAVFGMNIPYTWRENHEYLFKWVVILAGMASASVFIWIMTYAGHKGLIGI
- the LOC130798580 gene encoding magnesium transporter MRS2-I-like isoform X3 is translated as MSLKNITLVSCSWVLFNSEGDSKILDLDKYSILKRLGIHARDLRILDPLLSYPSTILGRERAIIINLEHIKAIITAEEVWLRDPLDENVIPVVEELQRRLAVKGALFEGFADEDEQAAVMLEAICSYLDARTTELETAAYPALDELTSKISSRNLDRVRKLKSAMTRLTNRVQKVRDELEQFLDDDEDMGDLYLTRKLSSHSSPVSISYAPNWCPVSPTVQSKVSRTSRASGISIHEENDVEELEMLLEAYFMQIDSTMNKLTTLREYIDDTEDYINIQLDNHRNQLIQVSTFPEKSLKYWSFWSEHSLSIELFIRILDIYWIFSVFDLMQLELFLSSGTLCLSVYSLVAAVFGMNIPYTWRENHEYLFKWVVILAGMASASVFIWIMTYAGHKGLIGI
- the LOC130798582 gene encoding plant UBX domain-containing protein 1 isoform X2, yielding MDADLAMAKLKAAKEKYGREIRVFETVTTSQEPSEVAKNEETDEFYEFTPEDYYRLMSTKKEDKYLKTRKIREAEAAARRSRFTKAVIRIRFPDGYTLEGTFHPSESLQSIFDLLKKVLARPELPHYLYTTPPKKLVKDTSQDFFAAGFIPGAIVHFSYDMPKDAAADSVPYLLEDVISLKGLDHIPEAKTEPTESTSQSITNDPPVVTEQRKPVDKKAAKPKWLKM
- the LOC130798580 gene encoding magnesium transporter MRS2-I-like isoform X2, with product MSLKNITLVSCSWVLFNSEGDSKILDLDKYSILKRLGIHARDLRILDPLLSYPSTILGRERAIIINLEHIKAIITAEEVWLRDPLDENVIPVVEELQRRLAVKGALFEGFADEDEQAADFPFEFRALEVMLEAICSYLDARTTELETAAYPALDELTSKISSRNLDRVRKLKSAMTRLTNRVQKVRDELEQFLDDDEDMGDLYLTRKLSSHSSPVSISYAPNWCPVSPTVQSKVSRTSRASGISIHEENDVEELEMLLEAYFMQIDSTMNKLTTLREYIDDTEDYINIQLDNHRNQLIQVSTFPEKSLKYWSFWSEHSLSIELFIRILDIYWIFSVFDLMQLELFLSSGTLCLSVYSLVAAVFGMNIPYTWRENHEYLFKWVIIRYAASKLEQMLDYSQRIKGKY
- the LOC130798580 gene encoding magnesium transporter MRS2-I-like isoform X5, producing the protein MSLKNITLVSCSWVLFNSEGDSKILDLDKYSILKRLGIHARDLRILDPLLSYPSTILGRERAIIINLEHIKAIITAEEVWLRDPLDENVIPVVEELQRRLAVKGALFEGFADEDEQAADFPFEFRALEVMLEAICSYLDARTTELETAAYPALDELTSKISSRNLDRVRKLKSAMTRLTNRVQKVRDELEQFLDDDEDMGDLYLTRKLSSHSSPVSISYAPNWCPVSPTVQSKVSRTSRASGISIHEENDVEELEMLLEAYFMQIDSTMNKLTTLREYIDDTEDYINIQLDNHRNQLIQLELFLSSGTLCLSVYSLVAAVFGMNIPYTWRENHEYLFKWVIIRYAASKLEQMLDYSQRIKGKY
- the LOC130798580 gene encoding magnesium transporter MRS2-I-like isoform X1, which translates into the protein MSLKNITLVSCSWVLFNSEGDSKILDLDKYSILKRLGIHARDLRILDPLLSYPSTILGRERAIIINLEHIKAIITAEEVWLRDPLDENVIPVVEELQRRLAVKGALFEGFADEDEQAADFPFEFRALEVMLEAICSYLDARTTELETAAYPALDELTSKISSRNLDRVRKLKSAMTRLTNRVQKVRDELEQFLDDDEDMGDLYLTRKLSSHSSPVSISYAPNWCPVSPTVQSKVSRTSRASGISIHEENDVEELEMLLEAYFMQIDSTMNKLTTLREYIDDTEDYINIQLDNHRNQLIQVSTFPEKSLKYWSFWSEHSLSIELFIRILDIYWIFSVFDLMQLELFLSSGTLCLSVYSLVAAVFGMNIPYTWRENHEYLFKWVVILAGMASASVFIWIMTYAGHKGLIGI
- the LOC130798582 gene encoding plant UBX domain-containing protein 1 isoform X1, yielding MIFDSSLNSKRRRLTITESMDADLAMAKLKAAKEKYGREIRVFETVTTSQEPSEVAKNEETDEFYEFTPEDYYRLMSTKKEDKYLKTRKIREAEAAARRSRFTKAVIRIRFPDGYTLEGTFHPSESLQSIFDLLKKVLARPELPHYLYTTPPKKLVKDTSQDFFAAGFIPGAIVHFSYDMPKDAAADSVPYLLEDVISLKGLDHIPEAKTEPTESTSQSITNDPPVVTEQRKPVDKKAAKPKWLKM